Proteins from one Blattabacterium cuenoti genomic window:
- a CDS encoding acetolactate synthase produces the protein MKDKFKIVILGEKETRLLSRILILLNRRNLRINHINVSFNEKKIIENAYCQYIINLECQEKQLIKVKKLVEKLIGIVHVYYSKIEAKNSEKNSWKKIDLPLATS, from the coding sequence ATGAAGGATAAATTCAAAATAGTAATTTTAGGAGAAAAAGAAACAAGGTTATTAAGTAGAATCCTCATTCTATTGAATAGAAGAAATTTAAGAATTAATCATATAAATGTTTCTTTTAATGAAAAAAAAATTATTGAAAACGCTTATTGTCAATATATTATAAATTTAGAATGTCAAGAAAAACAATTAATAAAAGTTAAAAAATTAGTTGAGAAATTAATTGGAATTGTTCACGTTTATTATTCTAAAATAGAAGCGAAAAATTCCGAAAAAAATTCATGGAAAAAAATAGACTTACCGTTAGCAACATCTTAA
- the ilvA gene encoding threonine ammonia-lyase, whose translation MKNKLKGYFPSSKEVRKAKNVLKNIVYQTPLQRNSLLSEKYKANVFLKREDLQIIRSYKIRGAYNKIKSLSEMELKKGIICASAGNHAQGVAYSCQILKISGKIYMPTTTPKQKVERVKMFGKEYTEIVLIGDTFDAVSYEAMKDCKKNSKIFIHPFDDIKIIEGQATVGLEILQQSISNVDYVFIPIGGGGLASGVGSHFKEVSPKTKIIGVEPEGAPSMSFSLKKGRIVELEKIDRFIDGASVKKVGKLNFNICNQILYDIKTVPEGKVCTTILDLYNLEAIVAEPAGALSIAALDFYSEIIKGKTIVCILSGGNNDITRTEEIRERSLLYEEKKHYFIVKFPQRTGALKEFVNNILGPKDDITYFEYSKKTSKEEGPAVIGIELADKNEFSALLGRMKKYKVHFQYLNKNPDLFRVLI comes from the coding sequence TTGAAAAATAAATTAAAAGGTTATTTTCCTTCTTCTAAAGAAGTTAGAAAAGCTAAAAATGTATTAAAAAATATCGTTTATCAAACTCCATTACAGAGGAATTCTCTTTTATCGGAAAAATATAAAGCTAATGTCTTTTTGAAAAGAGAAGATTTGCAAATTATACGTTCATATAAAATTAGAGGAGCTTATAATAAAATAAAAAGTTTATCTGAAATGGAGTTAAAGAAAGGAATTATATGCGCTAGTGCAGGAAATCATGCACAAGGAGTAGCTTATTCTTGTCAAATATTAAAAATTTCAGGGAAAATTTACATGCCTACTACAACTCCGAAACAAAAGGTAGAAAGAGTAAAAATGTTTGGAAAAGAATATACAGAAATTGTTCTAATTGGAGATACTTTTGATGCAGTTAGTTATGAAGCAATGAAAGATTGCAAAAAAAATTCAAAAATTTTTATTCATCCTTTTGATGATATTAAAATTATTGAAGGACAAGCTACTGTTGGATTGGAAATTTTGCAACAATCCATTTCAAACGTAGATTACGTTTTTATTCCTATTGGTGGAGGAGGATTAGCTTCTGGGGTAGGAAGTCACTTTAAAGAAGTAAGTCCAAAAACAAAAATTATAGGGGTAGAACCTGAAGGAGCTCCATCTATGAGCTTTTCTTTAAAAAAAGGAAGAATTGTGGAATTAGAAAAAATAGATAGATTTATTGATGGAGCTTCAGTAAAAAAAGTAGGAAAATTAAATTTTAACATATGCAATCAAATATTATATGATATAAAAACAGTTCCAGAAGGAAAAGTTTGTACAACTATTTTAGATTTATATAACTTAGAAGCTATTGTAGCAGAGCCTGCTGGGGCTCTTTCAATAGCAGCTTTAGATTTTTATTCTGAAATAATAAAAGGAAAAACTATTGTTTGTATTTTAAGTGGAGGAAATAACGATATTACTAGAACAGAAGAAATACGAGAAAGGTCTCTTTTATATGAAGAAAAAAAACATTACTTTATTGTTAAATTTCCACAAAGAACTGGTGCTTTAAAAGAATTTGTTAATAATATTTTAGGACCAAAAGACGATATTACTTATTTTGAATATTCTAAAAAAACTTCTAAAGAAGAAGGACCTGCTGTGATAGGAATAGAGTTAGCAGACAAAAATGAATTTTCCGCATTGTTAGGAAGAATGAAAAAGTATAAAGTACATTTTCAATATTTAAATAAGAATCCAGATTTATTTCGTGTTCTGATATGA
- the ilvC gene encoding ketol-acid reductoisomerase: MKIKFGSVEETIVTREEFPLSNAKKILKKETISVLGYGVQGPGQSMNLRDNGFPVIVGQRKNSNSWEKALQDGWIEGKNLFSLEEASERGTILMYLLSDAGQISFWPTLSKYLTKGKSLYFSHGFGLTFCDKTKIYPSKHIDIFLVAPKGSGTSLRRLFLEGKGINSSYAIYQDYSGKSLEKTLSIGIGIGSGFLFKTSFKNEVYSDLVGERGTLMGAIQGIFSAQYQILREKGHSPSESFNETVEELTQSLMPLVSEKGMDWMYENCSTTAQRGALDWWEKFRDATLPIFKELYNEVSSGNEAERIIESNSKIDYRIQLENELKNLRKSELWDVGSIIRNLRPEKKK; this comes from the coding sequence ATGAAAATTAAATTTGGATCTGTAGAAGAAACTATTGTAACAAGAGAAGAATTTCCATTATCAAATGCTAAAAAAATACTAAAAAAAGAAACTATTTCTGTACTAGGATATGGAGTTCAAGGCCCTGGTCAATCCATGAATCTGAGAGATAATGGATTCCCAGTTATTGTAGGACAAAGAAAAAATTCAAATTCTTGGGAAAAAGCATTGCAAGATGGATGGATAGAAGGAAAAAATCTTTTTTCTTTAGAAGAAGCTTCTGAAAGAGGAACTATCCTCATGTATCTTTTATCAGATGCAGGTCAGATTTCTTTTTGGCCTACTCTTTCTAAATATCTTACTAAAGGAAAATCTTTATATTTTTCACATGGATTTGGATTAACTTTTTGTGACAAAACAAAAATATACCCTTCTAAACATATAGATATTTTCTTAGTCGCTCCTAAAGGATCAGGAACTAGTTTAAGAAGACTATTTTTAGAAGGAAAAGGAATCAATTCAAGTTATGCTATTTATCAAGATTATAGTGGAAAAAGTTTAGAAAAGACTTTGTCAATTGGAATAGGAATTGGATCTGGTTTTTTATTTAAAACAAGTTTTAAAAATGAAGTATACTCAGATTTGGTTGGAGAAAGAGGAACTTTAATGGGAGCTATACAAGGAATATTTTCTGCACAATATCAAATATTAAGAGAAAAAGGGCATTCTCCTTCAGAATCTTTTAACGAAACAGTAGAAGAATTAACTCAAAGTTTAATGCCATTAGTATCGGAAAAAGGAATGGATTGGATGTATGAAAATTGTTCTACAACAGCGCAAAGAGGAGCTTTAGATTGGTGGGAAAAATTTAGAGATGCTACATTACCAATATTTAAAGAATTATACAATGAAGTTTCTTCTGGGAATGAAGCTGAAAGAATTATAGAGTCTAATAGTAAAATAGATTATAGAATACAATTGGAAAATGAGTTAAAAAATCTTAGAAAAAGTGAATTATGGGATGTAGGATCTATTATTCGTAATCTTAGACCTGAGAAAAAAAAATAA